From Aegilops tauschii subsp. strangulata cultivar AL8/78 chromosome 5, Aet v6.0, whole genome shotgun sequence:
GCTCTTTATCTCGATCCATACAGAGGAAACGCACGCACGAGCTTATCCCCTCTGCTCGCTCATGCATGAGGACAAGGAGTCACCGCAGCAGCTAGGGttggcagccgccgccgcccgccaccgGCTGCTCCGGTGACCGACGCCGCTTGCTCCGGCGACCCACCGCTGCCACGTGCTCAGCCCCCAGGAACTTTCCTCCCTCTTCCTCACTGCTCCCTGCTCCTCCATTCCTCCCGTCCTCCTCTGTCCTGATGCACAGGTCCAACCGGCCGGCAGCGCCGGCGTACCCGGCTCCgttctcctcctccccctcccaactccctccgccctcctcctcctcccccaaCTCCCTCACAGGGGTCGCCCCTCCAGCACCAGTCTACCGCCTCATCCTGGTGTTTAGTTATTACATAATTTTTTGCTTAATTTGTTTGTATTTTTCTAACTTGATATGCCTAATTATGTAGAAAATGCGTATGCCTGTATGAATGTCATGTAAACAAATAGCAAACTATAGTCTTTTAATTGTGTATGTGTTACCTATGAATCACCTAAATTGTCATAATTTTCCTTTACAAAATGATGGTTCAGTTACGTACAAATGTACATATCACTGCTTTGTGGTCAATTAGCATATAAACATGTTCACTCATGCTCCGGGGCATTATAGACGTTTCAGAGTTAAATCTACAGTTTCATAGTTGTCTTAACGAAACACCCTCCAGCTTTTCAACAGCAGCATTTTCACAGCGGCTTTTCTACAACAGCTTTTCCACAGTAGCTTTTGAAGAATCTACAGCTCAACCAAACACAGCCTTAGTGTCACCCTTGTATTTTACCCTTTATTCTTCGCGAGTTTGTCTTTCATCTCCTTTTCCAAGTCAGCAAATATCTTGAATGACACTACTCATAAACTGGCATTGCTATATATATGGTCAAATGCTAATATTTCGGAAGTGATGTACGCCATTTCCCACTTCACTTGGCAAGGTAGTGTTACGGTGGAAAAAAATGTACATGGAATCGAGCAAAATAAATGCATGTGCGTTCTGTGTCCAGCATCTAATATTTTGCGAAACTAATTTTGTTTTAACCGAATTACCAAATTAGTTAAATGAGATGTGTTTCTAGCCCAACAAAAGAGGTTGGAGAGAGTTTTTACTGCGGAGAGACGACTTCAATTTCTTTTACGATTATTTGCTTAGGTTACAGAGAGATTTTTTTTGTGATAACAAGGAATAACGATACAGTCAACATAAATTGAAATACGAATGAGATATTTCATTTTGTCATCGAATAAAAAGTTTTGTTATCCATATGATGCCTTTAGTGGTATTTTCCACACAGAAGGACCATACTATCGCAACCTAAGTCTATCATGTGGCACAATATCCTATCTCACAtaggcaaatttgacaaatttgacctatagacgaaatcaaatcacagaatgaactgtccgtgaaactatttcacgcggctgacccgtggcgcctagctctcaggcgctgcactagtgcaacgcctaggagctaggcgctacactgtatagtgtggcgcctaactctcaggcgctgcacactgacttgGTAATTTTTGGACCAcacgggtgcgacgctggccgtgtagcgcctatctgtgaggcgttgcacagtgtagtgtggcgccttcgtgtcaGGCGTCACccaaaaaggtcagccgcgtgaaatagtttcacggacagttcattctgtgatttgattttgtctataggtcaaaattgtcaaatttgcctctCACATATGCATGCAACAAAAACACCAATGTGAGAACACAGTATGGCATCACATGCTCGATCTGTCAATCTGATTGGCAATCTGTTTTCGCCCGTTAGGTTTTGCGGCAAGATTTTCAAACTAGATCAGATGTTGACATGCTTCGACAACTTTTTCGTTAGtaatctctactcctataaaaagctgagttggtgatgatggtgtgcctgccatccttcATTTATAACCGTTCGATTTATATCCAACGCATCTGAGACAAACTATGTCAGTTTTGCAAAAAGACCTCTGTACTTCACTTCTCGTTTGTAGATAACCCCCTGCCTCTCACGTTCAGCCATCTCTCCCTCTCACCTCATGTAGCCATCTCAGGAAAAAATAAGATGGATCTGGAGAGGTCGCTGCTTTCGGCGCCCGTCTGCCCCCAACTCCTCTCATGCCTTCTCTCAGGCTGCATTGCCGACAAGCACCACGCCCCCTCCTTCTCGCCATCTCCTCTGCCCCTTCCAAGCCATCCTGAGTTACATTCATGGTGGTctagaaaaaataaacaaaatccaTACCCAAAAaataattcttaaagatcatttttTGCAAAGCAcgataagtgttatttcttcaaaAGTTTTGGATGCATGTTGAACacttgaacgcttttgtttgcaaaagatattCTTTTATCTATTTTGCCTACATTTATTATTCATCCGGATGCTTGTGAGCTCTACAGAAGAaaaatatccgaagaaacctatcgatgtttgttacacatgagatgacctcCACATACTTTGTCACATAAACAACTCTCAAATCAATGCATTTcaatgttccgtgcaacgcaacGCATCTTACTAGTTAACTTGTTATGGTCTTACGAGGTAGATATATTCATTATTGCCGTGATAACTATTCGGTGCTAATATAGTAAGCCAAGCATGATGCTATAACCTACCAACTTATAACGACGATTTTCTGTCGAAACATGTGAGATTTTGTTTTGAATCCTTTTATTGAGACGTTGGACATGTTGGTGTATGCATGCAACCCCTCTCTTGAGGATAAAATGTCCATTGTGCTTCATGGCCATAAGACAATAATGCGTATGTGTGATACTTAGATTTTTTTTTTCAAGTTATACAAGAAAAATATACATACATAACCAAGCTCTCTCACACCACAAGTGATTTCGGTCGTCAAATTTCGCGTTCAGATCGTTCTGTCTGTCAGATATTTGTTTCAGCTCTAGTTTACCGCAACTTAGCTCACCTGTCCTAATGGGTCACTATTCTCGTGACTTTTTTCAAGACCTGGTTGACTGGGCTTTATTGGGATGCCATGCAAGCCCATTTATGTCAAATCTTCTAGCGCTGGCTCGCTACACTCGTAAGAAAAACTGTTCACTCGAGGGATCTAGGCGAGGCACTCGATACAAAGAATGTGGCGGCGCGGGCGGTCTACGTCGATCTAGCCGATGCGCGTGTGGGGATCGATCCGGCGCAGGAGGGAGGTAAGGAGCGCGAGGGGAACCAACACGGGGAGGGAGGTGAGGTGTGCGAGGGGATCCGACGCGGGAGGGAGGCGAGGCACACGAGGGGATCTGCCGCTCGAGGGGATTTGCCATGGTCAAAGGGGGATCCGCTACAACAGCGAATCCTATCCAGATCAGGTGACGACTGTCATCTGCTCCTCTCTAGCTCCCTTTCTTGGCCAACACCACTAGGTCAACCACTCCCTCCTCTACCTTGGCGCCCTCTCAAGTGTCCCCTTCACTGGTGGTAGTTCTTGATTTGAATTCGTGTAGATGATGGGGAGAGATGAGCTAGGGCTCGAGGAGGGGAATGAGGAGATGGGGGCTGCCATGGCTCCTCCGCCCAGGAAGATGCAGTCCCGAAGAAAGTGGATCATGTACATCAACATCTTCAAGGTCAAGATTAATGTGCTCGTGCCTACTGGCCTTTCCGGCCCAAAACCACATTGATCACCCCTATAAATTAATGTGTAGCATTCATGAGGGTTCATGCAGTATGATTTACCCTTTTCTCTTTTACTTTTGGTCATTCATATTTGGTGGTAATTTTGACTCTTTTATATAACAGGCCTTCATTTTTTGTTGTGCATTTTTGTCACGTCTAGTTACAAGTGCAAGAATAACACATGTGCCTTCCATGCCTATTGATTTGCTTCGTAGCAAGGATTGgttttattttcatttttagCTTATCTGGTATGACACTCTTGAGGCGAGAGATTGGTATATGCAAATGTGCAAGTGCCAGTGATTTGACTTGGATTTCCAATCGGCTATGCCTAAAATTGTTTGAGTTAGCTATATACGTTCTAACGAATGCTGTCTTTTTGTATGCAGGCTTCTTGCGTGCTACACTGGTCCAATAAGTAGTGTATTGATTCCATATCATCATAGCTTCCCAATTCCAATATTGACTTCAGCATATCGGGAAAGGTGTGATATTTTGCAAATGCAATTGAGGGGACTTTTGAATGTTACTCGAAAAGAGAGAAAGAGGATTATCGATTTATGCACTGAACCATGGAATGATTCATGTTGTCCAGCAGTCAATACTAGGCCTATATTATCCAAGATGTTGGTACTTGGATGTGCTTTCTGTCTTTCATGCGAGTCTTGCCCATCATAATAGAGACCACATCTATATTCAGGTACCAATAAACAAAGTACGTACTTGTTATTTTTCACCTTATGTTTTCATTTTAATTCTCATATTTAATCTTTGTTGCAAACTCAagtttaaaggtagtctttggtCTAGTGTTTCCAGCCATTGCTACACTTTACACGTTTTGAAGCATACTATGTTTTTCCTTTTGagcttttttattttattttattttgcgaATAGAACCATTAGTTTATAATCTGCTATAATATTTTATCTTTAGTGTTTAATGCTTCAAAGTATTTATACACATTTTCTCTCATTTTATTTGACAAATGGATTGGAAGGTGCAACCAAGATCTTTCTTGTGGCTCTTTCAAAACACTACACGACGCAAAATAGTTATGTGACTCCATGCTTACGCATAACTTATTATTCCTTAGTTACCTCGCTCGCGCACGGGATCATATGTTATTCACTGATGGTCTCTGTGAACTCCCTGGCGGGTTTCATTCAGAGCAGTTGATGATCGTGAGTGGTTGTCCAAGATGCTCTCTGAAGATCCTAAACTACCGCAAAAGATGCAACTGTAGCACAAATGTGCAGGCCAGACTGCTACTCCTAGTTTTCATTATTCAAAGAGAAAACCCATATGTACTGTAGGTGCGCCGTGTTGTAGGTCTGTAGGTGATAGACCATGCTCGATGGTTCATGGATCAGTTAGCTGTCCATGGTCGGGTAGTAGGCATAGGTGGCGATGCCGCAGTTGGCGCCGTTCCCGCGCGCGAGGCGCATGTAGCCCTCCTCGCCCCACCCCGTCCCCCACTGGTTCTTCACCACCCAGTAGTCCTGCCCGGGGCCGTCCGTCCCGTAGCCCACCACCGTCACGGCGTGGTTCAGCCTCTGCCCGCACGACGGGCTGCCGGAGTACACGCCGCTCATGTAGTGCCGGAAGTCAGGGTCCGTGGCCTCCACGCCCACGGCCACCGGCTGGCTGGCCGCGAGCTCCTGCAACGCGCCCTCGTCGCCGTACAGGGCCGCCCACCCGGGCGCGCCGACGGAGGCGGCCGAGTTTGGCATGACGCCGCCGCTGCGGCACGCGCCCTGCTGGCCGCTGTATGCGTAGGCTGCCTCCGGCTGCAGGCCGCCGCTCGCGGCGACGTAGCGCAGCGCGGCGTTGATGTCACCGCCGTTGCAGGTGTTGGCGCCGCCGGTGCAGTCGAGCACCTGCTGCTCCGACATGGAGATGAGGTCGCCGGTGGCGATCTTCACGAGCCCCTccgtcgccgccaccgccgcgaACGCCCAGCAACTTTCTGTACACACGCAACGTGCGCGTAAAACATCTGCTTTGTACTTGTATTCATATGCGAACTTTGGCGTATGGACTATGGTATGCATGCATGAATGCATGCAGAGTTTTACCGCAGGAGAGTTGGTCCTTGACTTGGGTGACGGCACCCTGGGCCCTCCAGTCCATGCTGTCCGGCGTGTCCTGGAAATGGCCAGCGGCAGCCTTGGACATGTTCACCGCTGCCGCCGGCGCGTCGTCCGCGGGACGAAGCCCGCCGTGCTGGTGACGGTAGCCGAGGTGCGTCTCCAGGAACTCATCGTCGGTGAGGTCGGAGAACTGGTTGAGCCCGAGCGTGTACGTCCGGTCGCCCGCCCGGTTGACAGCGTCGACGTGCCGCGCGTTGGCCGCGAACACCTCCTG
This genomic window contains:
- the LOC109762805 gene encoding fruit bromelain, which translates into the protein MAPVHSSRRLNGALLALALVAAAVVADVAAARGVPTVAARHERWMAEFARAYADAEEKLRRQEVFAANARHVDAVNRAGDRTYTLGLNQFSDLTDDEFLETHLGYRHQHGGLRPADDAPAAAVNMSKAAAGHFQDTPDSMDWRAQGAVTQVKDQLSCESCWAFAAVAATEGLVKIATGDLISMSEQQVLDCTGGANTCNGGDINAALRYVAASGGLQPEAAYAYSGQQGACRSGGVMPNSAASVGAPGWAALYGDEGALQELAASQPVAVGVEATDPDFRHYMSGVYSGSPSCGQRLNHAVTVVGYGTDGPGQDYWVVKNQWGTGWGEEGYMRLARGNGANCGIATYAYYPTMDS